The following proteins are co-located in the Bradyrhizobium sp. AZCC 2176 genome:
- the pbpC gene encoding penicillin-binding protein 1C, with the protein MDGRAKPGHDGSAIGRRRFFRIAVSLAFILIVITTAVAGWIASLGPLPLEEARKVSTTVVDRNGKLLRAYAMADGRWRLPVEAKTSVDPGYLKLLLAYEDRRFWSHGGVDPLALGRAALQFGTSGHIVSGGSTITMQLARLMEPRRERSVYAKLRQMVRAVQLEQQLSKDEILDLYLALAPFGGNLEGIRAASIAYFGKEPKRLSLAEAALLVALPQSPERRRLDRYPEAAHAARDRVLARMVEDGVVSKEDAAQGRAVTVPRLRKPMPILAPHSSDAAMATVKDAPLVKLTLDSGLQKTLEALARDRAVAQGPNISVAIIAVDNESGDVLARVGSSDYFDERRAGQVDMTRAVRSPGSTLKPFIYGLAFEDGFVHPESLIDDRPIRFGSYAPENFDMTFQGTVPVRKALQLSLNVPAIALLDRVGSSRLSSRLKQAGGNLVLPKDEAPGLAMGLGGVGVTLQDLAQLYAGLARLGAARPLREIMLAKDAREPLRLMDQAAAWQVGNVLLGTPPPENGVHNKIAFKTGTSYGYRDAWSVGFDGRVTIGVWVGRPDGAPVPGLVGRTAAAPILFDAFARTGKTPAALPKPPKGVLIAGNAKLPLPLRRFRPVGELIRTGNDQMPRIQFPLNGSRIDVDRSGGGQAAPMPVKVAGGVLPLTIMLNGTSVGEIDSRRQRLVDPPGPGFARLTVIDATGAADTVVIRVQ; encoded by the coding sequence GTGGATGGCCGGGCCAAGCCCGGCCATGACGGCAGTGCTATTGGGCGCCGCCGCTTTTTCCGGATCGCGGTGTCTCTCGCCTTCATCCTCATCGTGATCACCACCGCCGTCGCCGGCTGGATCGCATCGCTCGGGCCGCTGCCGCTGGAGGAGGCGCGCAAGGTGTCGACCACGGTCGTCGACCGCAATGGCAAATTGCTCCGCGCCTATGCGATGGCCGACGGACGCTGGCGCCTGCCGGTGGAGGCAAAGACGTCAGTCGATCCCGGCTATCTCAAGCTGCTGCTGGCGTATGAAGACCGCCGGTTCTGGTCGCATGGCGGCGTCGATCCGCTGGCGCTCGGGCGCGCGGCGCTTCAATTTGGGACTAGCGGCCACATTGTCTCCGGCGGCTCGACCATCACGATGCAATTGGCGCGGCTGATGGAGCCGCGGCGCGAGCGCTCGGTCTATGCAAAACTGCGCCAGATGGTGCGCGCGGTCCAGCTCGAGCAGCAGCTCAGCAAGGACGAGATCCTCGATCTGTATCTCGCGCTGGCGCCGTTCGGCGGTAACCTCGAAGGCATCCGCGCCGCATCCATCGCCTATTTCGGCAAGGAGCCGAAACGGCTTTCGCTTGCGGAAGCAGCATTGCTGGTCGCGCTGCCGCAATCGCCGGAACGCCGCCGGCTCGATCGCTATCCGGAAGCCGCCCATGCCGCGCGCGACCGCGTGCTGGCGCGGATGGTCGAGGATGGCGTCGTGTCGAAAGAGGACGCGGCGCAGGGGAGGGCGGTGACAGTGCCGCGGCTGCGCAAGCCGATGCCGATCCTGGCGCCGCATTCCTCCGATGCCGCGATGGCGACGGTGAAGGATGCGCCGCTGGTCAAGCTGACGCTGGATTCGGGCCTGCAGAAAACGCTGGAAGCGCTGGCGCGCGACCGTGCAGTAGCGCAGGGACCGAACATTTCGGTCGCCATCATCGCGGTCGACAATGAAAGTGGCGACGTGCTGGCGCGCGTCGGCTCATCCGATTATTTCGACGAGCGCCGCGCCGGTCAGGTCGACATGACGCGCGCCGTGCGTTCGCCGGGCTCGACGCTGAAGCCGTTCATCTATGGGCTCGCCTTCGAGGACGGCTTTGTGCATCCCGAAAGCCTGATCGACGACCGCCCCATTCGGTTCGGCTCCTACGCGCCGGAAAATTTCGACATGACGTTCCAGGGCACGGTGCCGGTGCGCAAGGCACTGCAGCTCTCGCTGAACGTGCCGGCGATCGCGCTGCTCGACCGGGTCGGCTCCAGCCGGCTGTCGTCGCGGCTGAAGCAGGCCGGCGGCAACCTCGTGCTGCCGAAGGATGAAGCGCCGGGCCTTGCGATGGGCCTTGGCGGCGTCGGTGTCACCTTGCAGGATCTGGCGCAGCTCTATGCCGGGCTGGCGCGGCTTGGCGCGGCGCGGCCGCTCCGCGAGATCATGCTGGCGAAAGACGCGCGCGAGCCGCTGCGGCTGATGGACCAGGCCGCCGCCTGGCAGGTCGGCAATGTGCTGCTCGGGACGCCGCCGCCGGAGAACGGCGTGCACAACAAAATCGCATTCAAGACCGGCACCAGTTACGGCTATCGCGACGCGTGGTCCGTTGGTTTCGATGGCCGCGTCACGATCGGGGTGTGGGTCGGGCGCCCCGATGGCGCGCCGGTGCCGGGCCTGGTCGGCCGCACCGCCGCAGCCCCGATCCTGTTCGACGCATTTGCGCGGACCGGGAAGACCCCGGCGGCGCTGCCGAAGCCGCCAAAGGGGGTGCTGATTGCTGGCAATGCCAAGCTGCCGTTGCCGCTGCGGCGTTTCCGTCCCGTTGGCGAACTGATCCGCACCGGAAACGATCAGATGCCGCGCATCCAGTTTCCGTTGAATGGCTCGCGGATCGATGTCGACCGTTCGGGCGGCGGGCAGGCCGCGCCGATGCCGGTCAAGGTGGCGGGCGGCGTGCTGCCGCTGACCATCATGCTGAACGGTACCTCGGTCGGCGAAATCGACAGCCGGCGCCAGCGCCTGGTCGATCCGCCCGGGCCGGGCTTTGCCCGGTTGACCGTCATCGACGCGACGGGGGCGGCCGACACCGTTGTGATCCGGGTACAGTAA
- a CDS encoding alpha-2-macroglobulin family protein — protein MIGLVRATVICATLALGLTAAGAADKAFKRDELADLAVKLEAQIKSEAGPVAKSSATLRNDADAAFKRADFRVGLQILGQIAATTPEDGANWLRLAKTIFQIRSASSSEQTFLYERASTAAYIAYQRAGNQAEEADALAVLGRAMSERKLWRPALDALRLSLDMREVAEVRGQYEKMRDQHGFRLLDYTVDSDGASPRACFQFSEDLAKRVDFAPFVAQAGTDKPALTSEGKQLCVDGLKHGERYNINLRAGLPSTVKESLPKSAEFNIYVRDRKPFVRFTGRAYVLPRTGQRGIPLVSVNTPSVNVNVFRIGDRNLINTVVDSDFQKTISSYQLSDLGNERGTKVWSGELATATTLNQDVVTAFPVDQALGDLQPGVYVMTAAAKGPGSGDDNGSLATQWFIVSDLGLTAFSGNDGIHVFVNSLASTEAVAKAEVRLIARNNEILATRKTDDAGHVLFEAGLARGEGGLSPALLTVMSDKADYAFLSLKTNAFDLTDRGVSGRVVPAGADAFVYAERGVYRSNETVYLTALLRDGQGNAMAGGPLTLVIERPDGVEFRRAVLPDQGAGGRSLVLPLNSAVPTGTWRVRAFTDPKGSSVGETTFMVEDYIPERIEFDVSAREKMIKAETPVELKVAGKFLYGAPASRLQLEGDMLVAPAASGRPGYPGYQFGVADEETASNERTPIENLPEADANGVATFPVSLAKAPTSTRPQEAQIFIRMVETGGRAVERKLVLPVAPQAALIGIKPLFGDKSVAEGDKAEFDVVFVGPDGKQLPRDGLRYELLKVESRYQWYRQNSSWEYEPVKSTKRVADGELTLTSDKAARVSVAPEPGRYRLDVKSTEADGPVTSVQFDVGWYSDGSADTPDLLETSVDKPEYASGDTMVVSVNARTAGKLTINVLGDRLLTTQTVDVREGTHQVKLTIGKDWGTGAYVLATLRRPLDAAALRMPGRAIGLKWFGIDKKTRTLQVALSPPPLVRPGTALKIPVKLGGLNPGEDAKIVVAAVDVGILNLTNYKPPAPDDYYLGQRRLTSEIRDLYGQLIDGMQGTRGQIRTGGDSAGAELQGSPPTQKPLALYSGIVTVGADGTTEISFDIPEFAGTARVMAVAWNSTKLGRATVDVTVRDPVVLTATLPRFLLNGDKGTMSFDLDNVEGAPGDYSISVKTSGPVKVTGNPTTSVKLAAKQRTSMALALDAGGAGTANLDVDIKGPNGLTLARHYALDVKAATQVLARRSIRTLAKGESLTLTPDMFSDLVSGTGSVSLSVSLSTALDAATILKALDRYPHGCSEQITSRAMPLLYVNDLAAGAHLAMDTAVDQRIKDAIERLLARQGSNGSFGLWSAGGDDAWLDAYVTDFLTRAREKGFAVPDVLFKNALDRIRNSVVNANEPEKDGGRDLAYGLYVLARNGAAPIGDLRYLADTKLANLATPIAKSQLAAALALVGDKTRAERVYGAALDALAPKPVIEFGRVDYGSALRDAAALVSLASEGNAPRATLTQAVQRVEVARGLSPYTSTQENAWLVLAARALSKETLALDIDGSPVKAAVYRSYKAEAMAGKPVKITNTGDAPVQAVVSVSGSPVTPEPAASNGFKIERNYFTLDGKPADVTKARQNDRFAVVLKITEAKPEYGHIMVADYLPAGLEIDNPRLVSSGDSGTLDWIEDGEEPEHTEFRDDRFTAAIDRASDDKSVFTVAYIVRAVSPGKYVLPQAYVEDMYNPSRYGRSGTGSVEVRPAK, from the coding sequence ATGATCGGTTTGGTTCGCGCCACAGTGATTTGCGCCACGCTGGCGCTTGGCCTGACGGCAGCAGGGGCCGCGGACAAAGCGTTCAAGCGCGACGAGCTGGCCGATTTGGCCGTCAAGCTGGAAGCCCAGATCAAGAGCGAGGCGGGGCCGGTCGCCAAATCCTCCGCGACCCTGCGCAACGACGCCGACGCCGCTTTCAAGCGTGCCGACTTCCGAGTCGGCCTGCAGATCCTCGGCCAGATCGCCGCCACCACGCCGGAGGATGGCGCCAACTGGCTGAGGCTCGCCAAAACCATCTTCCAGATCCGCTCCGCCAGTTCCAGCGAACAGACCTTCCTGTACGAGCGCGCTTCGACCGCGGCCTACATCGCCTATCAGCGCGCCGGCAACCAGGCTGAGGAGGCCGATGCGCTGGCCGTGTTGGGCCGGGCGATGTCCGAGCGCAAGCTGTGGCGTCCGGCGCTGGATGCGTTGCGGCTGTCGCTCGACATGCGCGAGGTCGCCGAGGTCCGCGGCCAGTATGAGAAGATGCGTGACCAGCATGGTTTCCGCCTGCTGGATTATACCGTCGATTCCGACGGCGCTTCGCCGCGCGCCTGCTTCCAGTTCTCCGAGGATCTCGCCAAGCGGGTCGATTTCGCGCCCTTCGTGGCGCAGGCCGGTACCGACAAACCGGCGCTGACGAGCGAGGGCAAGCAGCTCTGCGTCGACGGGCTGAAGCATGGCGAGCGCTACAACATCAACCTGCGCGCCGGCCTGCCGTCCACCGTCAAGGAGAGCCTGCCGAAATCGGCCGAGTTCAATATCTATGTGCGTGACCGCAAGCCGTTCGTGCGCTTCACGGGCCGCGCCTATGTGCTGCCGCGCACCGGCCAGCGCGGCATTCCGCTGGTCAGCGTCAATACGCCGTCGGTGAACGTCAACGTGTTCCGGATCGGCGACCGCAACCTGATCAACACGGTGGTCGACAGCGATTTCCAGAAGACGATCTCCAGCTACCAGCTCTCGGATTTGGGCAACGAGCGCGGCACCAAGGTCTGGTCCGGCGAACTTGCGACCGCGACCACGCTGAACCAGGATGTCGTGACGGCGTTTCCCGTCGACCAGGCGCTCGGCGACCTGCAGCCCGGCGTCTATGTGATGACGGCCGCGGCCAAGGGGCCCGGCAGCGGCGACGATAACGGGTCGCTCGCGACGCAATGGTTCATCGTCTCCGACTTGGGGCTGACCGCGTTTTCCGGCAATGACGGCATCCATGTGTTCGTCAACTCGTTGGCCTCCACGGAAGCCGTCGCCAAGGCCGAGGTGCGGCTGATTGCGCGCAACAACGAGATACTCGCCACCCGCAAGACCGACGACGCCGGGCATGTGCTGTTCGAGGCAGGGCTGGCGCGCGGCGAGGGCGGGCTGTCGCCGGCCCTGCTGACGGTCATGAGCGACAAGGCGGACTATGCCTTCCTCAGCCTGAAGACCAATGCCTTTGACCTCACCGACCGCGGCGTGTCGGGGCGGGTGGTGCCGGCTGGCGCCGACGCTTTTGTCTACGCCGAGCGCGGGGTCTACCGCTCGAACGAAACCGTCTACCTGACCGCGCTGCTACGCGACGGGCAGGGTAACGCCATGGCCGGCGGGCCGCTGACGCTGGTGATCGAGCGGCCGGACGGCGTCGAATTCCGCCGCGCCGTGCTGCCGGATCAGGGCGCGGGCGGCCGCTCTCTTGTCCTGCCGCTCAATTCCGCGGTCCCGACCGGGACCTGGCGGGTGCGCGCTTTTACCGACCCCAAGGGCTCCTCCGTCGGCGAGACCACCTTCATGGTCGAGGACTACATCCCCGAACGGATCGAATTCGATGTCTCGGCCAGGGAGAAGATGATCAAGGCTGAGACGCCAGTCGAACTGAAGGTCGCCGGCAAGTTCCTTTACGGTGCACCCGCCTCGCGTCTGCAGCTCGAAGGCGACATGCTGGTGGCGCCGGCTGCCTCGGGGCGACCGGGCTATCCCGGCTACCAGTTCGGCGTGGCCGATGAGGAGACCGCCTCCAACGAGCGCACCCCGATCGAGAACCTCCCCGAGGCCGACGCCAATGGCGTTGCGACCTTCCCGGTGTCGCTCGCCAAGGCGCCGACGTCGACCCGACCGCAGGAGGCGCAGATCTTCATCCGCATGGTGGAGACCGGCGGCCGCGCGGTCGAGCGCAAGCTGGTGCTTCCCGTGGCGCCGCAGGCCGCCCTGATCGGCATCAAGCCGCTATTCGGCGACAAGAGCGTCGCGGAGGGCGACAAGGCCGAATTCGACGTCGTGTTCGTCGGTCCCGACGGCAAGCAATTGCCGCGCGACGGCCTGCGCTACGAACTCCTGAAGGTGGAGTCGCGCTATCAATGGTACCGCCAGAACTCGTCGTGGGAATATGAGCCGGTCAAATCGACCAAGCGCGTCGCCGATGGCGAGCTGACGCTGACATCAGACAAGGCGGCGCGGGTGTCGGTCGCGCCGGAGCCCGGCCGCTATCGCCTTGACGTCAAATCGACGGAAGCGGACGGACCGGTCACGTCGGTGCAGTTCGACGTCGGCTGGTACTCCGACGGCAGCGCCGATACGCCTGATCTTCTGGAGACCTCGGTCGACAAGCCGGAATACGCTTCCGGCGACACCATGGTGGTGTCGGTCAATGCCCGCACTGCGGGGAAGCTGACCATCAACGTGCTCGGCGACCGCCTGCTGACGACGCAGACCGTCGATGTCAGGGAAGGCACCCATCAGGTCAAGCTGACCATCGGCAAGGACTGGGGCACCGGCGCCTATGTATTGGCGACGCTGCGCCGGCCGCTGGATGCGGCGGCGCTGCGGATGCCCGGGCGCGCGATCGGGCTAAAGTGGTTCGGCATCGACAAGAAGACGCGCACGCTGCAGGTGGCGCTATCGCCGCCGCCGCTGGTGCGGCCGGGCACGGCGCTCAAGATCCCGGTCAAACTCGGCGGGCTCAATCCCGGCGAAGACGCCAAGATCGTCGTTGCCGCAGTCGATGTCGGCATTCTCAATCTGACCAACTACAAGCCGCCGGCGCCGGACGATTACTATCTTGGCCAGCGCCGCCTGACGTCCGAAATCCGCGACCTCTATGGGCAGTTGATCGACGGCATGCAGGGTACGCGCGGCCAGATCCGGACCGGTGGCGATTCCGCCGGCGCCGAGTTGCAGGGCTCGCCGCCCACGCAGAAGCCGCTGGCGCTCTATTCGGGGATTGTCACGGTTGGCGCCGACGGCACCACGGAAATCAGTTTTGATATTCCGGAGTTTGCCGGCACGGCCCGCGTCATGGCGGTCGCGTGGAATTCGACCAAGCTCGGCCGAGCGACCGTCGACGTCACGGTGCGCGATCCCGTGGTTCTGACGGCGACGCTGCCGCGCTTCCTGCTCAACGGCGACAAGGGCACGATGAGTTTCGACCTCGACAATGTCGAGGGCGCGCCCGGCGATTACAGCATCAGCGTCAAGACATCGGGCCCGGTGAAGGTGACGGGTAATCCGACCACGTCAGTCAAACTCGCCGCCAAGCAGCGGACCTCGATGGCGCTGGCACTCGACGCCGGCGGCGCGGGGACCGCCAATCTCGACGTCGACATCAAGGGACCGAATGGGCTGACGCTGGCGCGGCATTATGCGCTCGACGTCAAGGCGGCGACGCAGGTGCTGGCGCGGCGCTCGATCCGGACATTGGCAAAAGGCGAGAGCCTGACGCTGACGCCGGACATGTTCTCCGACTTGGTGTCGGGCACCGGCAGCGTGTCGCTGTCGGTGAGCCTGTCCACCGCGCTCGATGCGGCCACCATTCTGAAGGCGCTGGATCGCTATCCGCATGGCTGTTCCGAGCAGATCACCAGCCGCGCGATGCCGCTGCTCTATGTCAACGACCTCGCGGCTGGCGCGCATCTGGCGATGGATACCGCGGTTGACCAGCGCATCAAGGACGCGATCGAACGGCTGCTGGCGCGGCAGGGCTCGAACGGCTCGTTCGGCCTGTGGTCGGCCGGCGGCGACGACGCCTGGCTCGATGCCTACGTGACCGACTTCCTGACCCGCGCCCGCGAAAAGGGCTTTGCGGTGCCGGACGTGCTGTTCAAGAACGCGCTCGACCGCATCCGAAATTCCGTGGTCAACGCCAACGAGCCGGAAAAGGACGGCGGTCGCGATCTGGCCTATGGCCTCTACGTGCTCGCCCGCAATGGCGCCGCGCCGATCGGCGACCTGCGCTATCTCGCCGATACCAAGCTCGCCAATCTCGCGACCCCAATCGCGAAATCGCAACTCGCGGCGGCGCTGGCGCTGGTCGGCGACAAGACGCGGGCGGAGCGGGTCTATGGCGCGGCGCTCGATGCGCTGGCGCCAAAGCCGGTGATCGAGTTCGGCCGGGTCGACTATGGCTCGGCGCTGCGCGATGCGGCGGCGCTGGTCTCGCTTGCCAGCGAAGGCAACGCGCCGCGGGCAACGCTGACGCAGGCTGTCCAGCGCGTCGAAGTGGCGCGGGGGCTTTCGCCCTACACTTCGACCCAGGAAAACGCCTGGCTGGTGCTGGCCGCACGTGCGCTGTCGAAGGAAACGCTGGCGCTGGACATCGATGGATCGCCGGTGAAAGCCGCGGTCTATCGCAGCTACAAGGCCGAGGCGATGGCCGGCAAGCCGGTCAAGATCACCAACACCGGCGATGCGCCGGTGCAGGCGGTGGTTTCGGTCTCGGGTTCGCCGGTTACCCCCGAGCCGGCGGCGTCGAACGGCTTCAAGATCGAGCGCAATTACTTCACGCTCGACGGCAAGCCGGCAGATGTCACCAAGGCCAGGCAGAACGACCGCTTCGCCGTGGTGTTGAAGATCACCGAGGCCAAGCCGGAATACGGACACATCATGGTGGCCGATTATCTGCCGGCCGGCCTCGAGATCGACAACCCGCGGCTGGTGTCGTCGGGCGACTCGGGCACGCTGGACTGGATCGAGGACGGCGAGGAGCCGGAGCATACCGAGTTCCGCGATGACCGCTTCACGGCGGCGATCGATCGCGCCAGCGACGACAAATCAGTGTTCACGGTGGCCTACATCGTGCGTGCGGTCTCGCCGGGCAAATACGTGCTGCCGCAGGCCTATGTCGAGGACATGTACAATCCCTCGCGCTACGGCCGCTCCGGCACCGGTTCGGTTGAGGTGCGTCCAGCGAAATGA
- a CDS encoding DUF3551 domain-containing protein, which translates to MKLPHASATALSLTILAAATALPAPARAQTYDPSYPVCLQVYQGGIADFYFECHYRTMAQCQASASGRSAQCVVNPYYGGPKAGRSKRQRSQQY; encoded by the coding sequence ATGAAGCTGCCACACGCATCTGCCACTGCACTGTCTTTGACAATTTTGGCCGCGGCTACCGCCCTGCCCGCACCCGCCCGCGCCCAGACCTACGATCCGAGCTATCCGGTCTGCCTGCAGGTCTACCAGGGCGGCATCGCTGACTTCTATTTCGAGTGCCACTATCGAACGATGGCGCAGTGTCAGGCGTCGGCTTCGGGCCGCTCCGCCCAATGCGTGGTCAATCCATATTACGGCGGGCCGAAGGCCGGGCGCAGCAAGCGCCAACGGTCCCAGCAATATTGA
- a CDS encoding PilZ domain-containing protein: MDFERRSVARTTIAKNALLFFDAQRGVLTCRVQDVTNSGAGIELHSLDLSPLNFELSFDNFHTVRECRVVWRQGDFVGVAFQN, encoded by the coding sequence ATGGATTTCGAACGCCGATCGGTGGCGAGGACGACGATCGCGAAAAACGCGCTGCTGTTCTTCGACGCGCAGCGCGGCGTCCTCACCTGCCGTGTTCAGGACGTCACGAATTCCGGGGCCGGAATTGAACTCCACAGCCTCGATCTGTCGCCGCTGAATTTCGAATTGAGCTTCGACAATTTTCACACCGTTCGCGAGTGCCGCGTGGTCTGGCGGCAAGGCGATTTCGTCGGCGTTGCGTTTCAAAACTGA
- a CDS encoding H-NS histone family protein: MGTVVNQSKFKSMSTDELWALHEEVAARLAATLLAEKRVLENRLKQLKGIAEAERASSSTGKRPYPTVVPKFRNPDRPSETWAGRGKTPRWLAAKLKSGKRIDDFRIRQVA, translated from the coding sequence TTGGGGACGGTCGTGAACCAAAGTAAGTTCAAATCAATGTCCACGGATGAGTTGTGGGCACTCCACGAAGAAGTTGCTGCCAGGCTTGCAGCCACGCTGCTCGCGGAGAAACGCGTGCTCGAAAATCGCTTGAAGCAGCTCAAGGGAATCGCTGAAGCCGAACGCGCGAGTTCGTCGACGGGGAAGCGGCCATATCCAACCGTCGTTCCGAAGTTTCGGAATCCGGATCGCCCGTCCGAGACTTGGGCGGGACGAGGGAAGACGCCGCGCTGGCTGGCTGCAAAATTGAAGTCCGGCAAGCGGATCGATGACTTCCGCATAAGGCAGGTAGCCTAA
- a CDS encoding DUF6481 family protein produces MSGFKEPNFADRQKAAMQARQNILNKFRAQPGPDDPEVKRRQAEREAQAAARAKAREAKEAEKAEQKRREAEAAAVEAARIAREKEEEAARQAALEAEQKAKRDARYAARKGKGKKK; encoded by the coding sequence ATGAGTGGATTCAAGGAACCGAACTTCGCGGACCGCCAGAAGGCCGCGATGCAGGCGCGGCAGAACATCCTGAACAAGTTTCGCGCCCAGCCGGGGCCCGATGATCCCGAGGTGAAGCGCCGCCAGGCCGAGCGCGAAGCCCAGGCGGCCGCGCGCGCCAAGGCAAGAGAGGCCAAGGAAGCCGAAAAGGCCGAGCAGAAACGTCGCGAGGCCGAGGCCGCCGCGGTAGAAGCCGCCAGGATCGCGCGGGAGAAGGAAGAAGAGGCCGCCAGGCAGGCGGCGCTGGAGGCCGAGCAGAAGGCCAAGCGCGACGCCCGTTACGCCGCGCGCAAAGGCAAGGGCAAGAAGAAGTAG
- a CDS encoding pentapeptide MXKDX repeat protein, with protein MTTTTRIGLGLSAALVSFGLAFAPAVFAQDKMGKDDGMKKESMSKDAMKKDDGMMKKGGMKHDGMMKDGMKKDDGMKKN; from the coding sequence ATGACCACCACGACCCGTATCGGCCTCGGCCTGTCTGCCGCGCTCGTTTCGTTCGGCCTGGCATTCGCGCCGGCCGTCTTCGCTCAGGACAAGATGGGCAAGGACGACGGCATGAAGAAGGAATCGATGTCCAAGGATGCGATGAAGAAAGACGATGGCATGATGAAGAAGGGCGGCATGAAGCACGATGGCATGATGAAGGATGGCATGAAAAAAGACGACGGCATGAAAAAGAACTGA